A single window of Oreochromis aureus strain Israel breed Guangdong linkage group 7, ZZ_aureus, whole genome shotgun sequence DNA harbors:
- the fezf1 gene encoding fez family zinc finger protein 1, which yields MDGPLRRPAGILGSPTASGSQPAGSEMLTSGGSSSKPLAFSIDRIMARTPEPKSIPLPNWFQSAPVGKPEAYPSSLHCMIPLVPLGYEPGHRLSITGLDPGHLDASSLPAPAEFLGFGLNYKNQQEDSAVSQTTGQYKLFRPRVVNQSSFPTMGTVCYLNCSGDSGACPPPAGLVNLHPMASYLFTARHKAFMAEKSKPGLQQAAERYAGSGVQAFKDLSPNQIHYIKQRDQILSDKIFKGSATAAAASARLSGSCPGSKPKVFTCEVCGKVFNAHYNLTRHMPVHTGARPFVCKVCGKGFRQASTLCRHKIIHTQEKPHKCNQCGKAFNRSSTLNTHTRIHAGYKPFVCEFCGKGFHQKGNYKNHKLTHSGEKQFKCSICSKAFHQVYNLTFHMHTHNDKKPFTCPTCGKGFCRNFDLKKHVRKLHDPAGAQSPSQM from the exons ATGGACGGTCCTCTCCGCCGCCCAGCAGGGATCCTTGGCTCCCCCACGGCTTCAGGGAGCCAACCTGCGGGCTCAGAAATGCTCACCTccggcggcagcagcagcaagcctCTCGCTTTCTCCATCGACCGGATTATGGCCAGGACACCCGAGCCCAAGTCAATACCGCTCCCCAACTGGTTTCAGTCCGCTCCAGTGGGGAAACCCGAAGCATATCCGTCCTCGCTGCATTGCATGATCCCGCTGGTACCGCTCGGCTATGAGCCGGGCCACCGGCTCAGTATCACAGGACTGGATCCGGGCCACTTAGACGCGTCTTCTCTCCCGGCTCCCGCAGAATTTTTGGGGTTTGGGCTAAACTATAAAAATCAACAAGAAGACTCTGCTGTCAGCCAAACGACCGGGCAGTACAAACTCTTCAGACCCAGGGTGGTAAACCAGTCCTCCTTTCCCACGATGGGCACTGTTTGCTACCTGAATTGCAGCGGGGATTCCGGAGCGTGTCCACCGCCGGCTGGCCTGGTGAACCTGCACCCTATGGCCTCGTACCTGTTCACTGCCCGACATAAAGCCTTCATGGCAGAGAAGAGCAAGCCCGGCCTGCAACAGGCCGCGGAGCGGTACGCGGGTTCCGGCGTGCAGGCCTTCAAGGATCTATCTCCGAACCAGATTCACTACATAAAGCAGAGGGACCAGATCCTGAGTGACAAGATTTTCAAGGGCTCCGCGACAGCTGCAGCGGCAAGCGCCAGGCTCAGCGGCTCCTGTCCCGGTAGCAAGCCCAAAGTTTTTACCTGTGAGGTCTGCGGTAAG GTCTTTAACGCGCACTACAACCTGACCCGCCACATGCCCGTACACACAGGCGCTCGACCATTCGTGTGCAAAGTTTGCGGGAAGGGATTCCGACAGGCCAGCACGCTGTGCCGGCACAAAATCATCCACACTCAG gaaAAGCCTCACAAGTGTAACCAGTGCGGAAAAGCCTTTAACAGGAGTTCAACCCtcaacacgcacacacgcatcCACGCGGGATACAAACCATTCGTGTGCGAGTTCTGTGGGAAAGGATTTCACCAAAAAG GAAACTACAAAAACCACAAGCTGACACACAGTGGCGAGAAGCAGTTCAAGTGCTCCATCTGCAGCAAGGCATTTCATCAGGTGTACAACCTCACCTTCCACATGCACACCCACAACGATAAGAAGCCCTTCACCTGCCCCACCTGTGGCAAGGGCTTCTGCAGGAACTTTGACCTGAAGAAACACGTCAGAAAGCTACATGACCCAGCCGGCGCGCAGTCTCCCTCGCAGATGTAA